From Helicoverpa armigera isolate CAAS_96S chromosome 19, ASM3070526v1, whole genome shotgun sequence, one genomic window encodes:
- the LOC110381778 gene encoding uncharacterized protein LOC110381778, with protein sequence MRYNKMKIKTRRTREKARAKMNNSSTNLFASVLFLLFSFAFYMTISFTPLTKEEQMERYNKMTEDVEPFRKNLTECARQVKASMADVEHFLKRIPQSSLQGKCFVACILKRNSIIKNNKISKEHLLEANKAVYGADSEVLDRLTIAIGECTKAVEEIFEVCEYASVFNDCMHIKMEHVLQQVTMERRMEAISKMTSNPDEWGQDEDEILKLVKDEL encoded by the coding sequence atgcgcTACAATAAAATGAAGATTAAAACAAGACGCACGCGAGAGAAGGCGCGAGCTAAAATGAATAATTCTTCAACAAACTTATTTGCCAgtgtattatttttactgttttcatTCGCGTTTTATATGACTATCTCCTTCACGCCGTTAACTAAAGAAGAACAGATGGAAAGATATAACAAAATGACGGAGGATGTAGAACCTTTTCGGAAAAACTTGACTGAATGCGCGCGCCAAGTCAAAGCGTCAATGGCGGACGTCGAACACTTTTTGAAGAGGATTCCCCAGTCATCATTACAGGGAAAATGTTTTGTTGCGTGTATTTTGAAAAGGAATTCGATTATAAAGAATAATAAGATAAGTAAGGAGCATTTGTTGGAGGCTAACAAAGCCGTGTATGGTGCAGATAGTGAGGTGTTGGATAGATTGACGATTGCCATAGGGGAGTGTACGAAAGCAGTGGAGGAAATCTTTGAGGTTTGCGAGTACGCGTCGGTGTTCAACGACTGTATGCACATAAAGATGGAACATGTTTTGCAGCAAGTGACGATGGAGCGGCGCATGGAAGCTATCAGCAAGATGACGTCAAACCCTGACGAGTGGGGCCAAGATGAGGACGAGATCTTAAAGTTGGTGAAGGATgaactataa